In Littorina saxatilis isolate snail1 linkage group LG8, US_GU_Lsax_2.0, whole genome shotgun sequence, a single genomic region encodes these proteins:
- the LOC138974824 gene encoding uncharacterized protein, producing MKADDLECRSRRNNLVFYGLTRPENETPQQCEDAVQDLLADPLGLPNPIEFDRVHRTSNKRDAPVVARCVYYKDRVNILKKAREKLKGSDVFVAEDFSARVRDIRKKLNQHRRAAKDSGKRATMVYDHLLIDGKKYVLDGEDSIKEVANAHAIKR from the coding sequence ATGAAGGCTGACGATCTTGAGTGTCGTTCCAGGCGGAACAACCTCGTGTTCTATGGACTTACACGACCTGAAAACGAAACACCCCAACAATGTGAAGACGCCGTGCAGGATCTGTTGGCAGATCCCTTGGGACTTCCTAACCCTATTGAGTTCGACCGTGTGCACAGAACCAGCAACAAGCGTGACGCTCCAGTGGTGGCCCGCTGCGTGTACTACAAAGACCGTGTcaacatcctgaagaaggccAGAGAAAAGCTGAAGGGATCTGACGTTTTCGTGGCCGAAGACTTCTCTGCACGTGTGCGTGACATTCGAAAGAAACTGAACCAACATCGCCGTGCTGCCAAGGATAGTGGTAAACGTGCTACCATGGTCTATGACCACCTTTTGATCGACGGTAAGAAGTACGTGCTCGATGGTGAGGACTCTATCAAAGAAGTGGCCAACGCGCATGCTATCAAAAGATAG